In the genome of Candidatus Alcyoniella australis, the window GAGAGCGCGCTCCGCTTGCTCGATCGCCTCCTGGGGCGGCCATGAGCAAACAGGGCTGCGGCGCCAAGACCGAGGTCTACTCCAGAGTCGTGGGCTACTACCGCCCGGTGCAGCAATGGAACAAGGGCAAGCGCGAGGAATATCTCCGCCGCCGTCCGTTCAACACAGAGCCCAACCATGATGCGGGGAAGGCGAAAACCAGCGTCGACAAACGACGGGCAAACCTCGACGCCTCGCTGTCTGCCATCAGATACGCCGGAGAGGCCAAGGGATGATGAGCCACAAGCAACGGACTACGGATCCGTTGACTTCCGCTCAGCTCCGGGCGATCTGGGCCACGGCCAGAGATATCAGCCTGGACGAGGAGTTGTTGCGCGATGTGGTCGAGAC includes:
- the nrdD gene encoding anaerobic ribonucleoside-triphosphate reductase translates to MSKQGCGAKTEVYSRVVGYYRPVQQWNKGKREEYLRRRPFNTEPNHDAGKAKTSVDKRRANLDASLSAIRYAGEAKG